The proteins below are encoded in one region of Micromonospora yangpuensis:
- a CDS encoding STM4012 family radical SAM protein gives MTSTDQHLDGSPYQQYVYAYPHKTSYRALRPRPTLAEVWRAEPRDALFLYLHVPFCEMRCGFCNLFTRAHAPADQVTAYLRQLRRQAEQVADSLGGDAGYARTALGGGTPTYLTADELTELFDIATTTMGARLPGVPLSVETSPATATPERLAVLAAHGTTRVSIGVQSFLDVEARAAGRPQRRTEVEAALAAIRDAAIPVLNIDLIYGIDGQSAETWRQSLDAALAWQPEELYLYPLYVRPLTGLGRRAPSRADWDADRLARYQQAVQVLGAAGYRQESMRQFRRADVPTPAGPDYCCQADGMVGLGCGARSYTTDLHYSFDYAVSVSQVRAVLDDYLSRPADDFRYAEIGYRLDAVEQRRRWLLQSLLRVQGVDAAAYRARFGATPVDDFPQLGELARRGWASADGLRLTPAGLARSDAIGPWLTSHQVRHAMDGYALR, from the coding sequence GTGACCAGCACCGACCAGCACCTCGACGGCTCGCCCTACCAGCAGTACGTGTACGCGTACCCGCACAAGACCTCGTACCGCGCCCTGCGGCCCCGGCCGACGCTGGCCGAGGTGTGGCGGGCCGAGCCCCGCGACGCGCTCTTCCTCTACCTGCACGTGCCGTTCTGCGAGATGCGCTGCGGCTTCTGCAACCTGTTCACCCGCGCCCACGCCCCCGCCGACCAGGTCACCGCCTACCTGCGACAGCTGCGCCGACAGGCCGAACAGGTAGCCGACAGCCTCGGCGGCGACGCCGGGTACGCCCGCACCGCCCTCGGCGGCGGCACCCCCACCTACCTGACCGCCGACGAGCTGACCGAACTGTTCGACATCGCCACCACCACGATGGGCGCCCGGCTGCCCGGCGTACCGCTGTCGGTGGAGACCTCCCCGGCCACCGCGACCCCGGAGCGGCTGGCGGTCCTGGCCGCGCACGGCACCACCCGGGTCAGCATCGGGGTGCAGAGCTTCCTGGACGTCGAGGCCCGCGCCGCCGGTCGGCCGCAACGCCGCACCGAGGTGGAGGCGGCCCTGGCCGCCATCCGCGACGCGGCGATCCCGGTGCTCAACATCGACCTGATCTACGGCATCGACGGGCAGAGCGCCGAGACCTGGCGGCAGAGCCTCGACGCCGCGCTGGCCTGGCAGCCCGAGGAGCTGTACCTCTACCCGCTGTACGTGCGACCGCTGACCGGGCTGGGCCGACGGGCACCCAGCCGGGCCGACTGGGACGCCGACCGGCTGGCCCGCTACCAGCAGGCCGTGCAGGTCCTCGGCGCGGCCGGCTACCGGCAGGAGTCGATGCGCCAGTTCCGCCGGGCCGACGTGCCCACCCCCGCCGGACCGGACTACTGCTGCCAGGCCGACGGCATGGTCGGCCTCGGCTGCGGCGCCCGCTCCTACACCACCGACCTGCACTACTCGTTCGACTACGCGGTCAGCGTGTCGCAGGTGCGCGCGGTCCTCGACGACTACCTGTCCCGCCCCGCCGACGACTTCCGGTACGCCGAGATCGGCTACCGGCTCGACGCCGTCGAACAGCGCCGACGCTGGCTGCTCCAGTCACTGCTGCGCGTGCAGGGGGTGGACGCCGCCGCCTACCGGGCCCGCTTCGGCGCCACACCGGTCGACGACTTCCCACAGCTGGGCGAGCTGGCACGGCGGGGCTGGGCCAGCGCCGACGGGCTGCGGCTGACCCCGGCCGGGTTGGCCCGCTCCGACGCGATCGGCCCGTGGCTGACCTCCCACCAGGTCCGCCACGCGATGGACGGGTACGCCCTGCGGTGA
- a CDS encoding STM4013/SEN3800 family hydrolase, with protein MRSLIGSHDICLVTLDTLRYDVAAELAATGRTPALTRLLPAGRWERRHSPASFTYAAHHAFFAGFLPTPTTPGRHVRLYAAAFPGSETAGDDTWVFDAPDLPTALAGQGYHTLCLGGVGFFNQRSPLGAVLPGLFTEAHWEPAFGVTAPDCLDAQLDRLAQVLPTVAPTRPLFTFLNVAALHQPNRHYRPGAERDDLTSHAAALEYVDGRIDRLVALLTSRGRPVFTIVCADHGTAYGEDGHTGHRIGHDVVWSVPYAHFTLPPGAP; from the coding sequence ATGCGGAGCCTGATCGGCAGCCACGACATCTGCCTGGTCACCCTGGACACCCTGCGCTACGACGTGGCCGCCGAACTGGCCGCCACCGGCCGCACCCCCGCGCTGACCCGGCTGCTGCCCGCCGGCCGGTGGGAACGGCGGCACTCCCCGGCCAGCTTCACCTACGCCGCCCACCACGCCTTCTTCGCCGGCTTCCTGCCCACCCCCACCACCCCGGGCCGACACGTCCGGCTGTACGCCGCGGCCTTCCCCGGCAGCGAGACCGCCGGCGACGACACCTGGGTCTTCGACGCCCCGGACCTGCCCACCGCCCTGGCCGGCCAGGGCTACCACACGCTCTGCCTGGGCGGGGTCGGCTTCTTCAACCAGCGCAGCCCGCTCGGCGCGGTGCTGCCCGGACTCTTCACCGAGGCGCACTGGGAGCCCGCCTTCGGCGTCACCGCACCGGACTGCCTGGACGCCCAACTCGACCGGCTGGCGCAGGTGCTGCCCACCGTCGCGCCGACCCGGCCGCTGTTCACCTTCCTCAACGTCGCGGCGCTGCACCAACCCAACCGGCACTACCGGCCCGGCGCCGAACGCGACGACCTGACCAGCCACGCCGCCGCCCTGGAGTACGTCGACGGCCGGATCGACCGGCTCGTCGCCCTGCTCACCAGCCGGGGCCGGCCGGTGTTCACCATCGTCTGCGCCGACCACGGCACCGCCTACGGCGAGGACGGGCACACCGGCCACCGGATCGGCCACGACGTCGTCTGGAGCGTCCCGTACGCCCACTTCACCCTGCCCCCGGGAGCACCGTGA
- a CDS encoding STM4014 family protein: MRLTVLGNPDNRRVTGFTAAVRAAGLPAPTVLPWADLLTGATPPGPGTLLRVDSPGEDPQVDRLLRGAAAPARHGELLGLADTYAGMVDALDRVAAGGAELLNDPTEIAVLCDKRRCHARLTAAGVPVPPALGPVDGYASLRAAMDRAGWHRVFVKPAHGSSAAGVIALAVGAHRLQAVTPIEVAPDGLFNSLRIRRYDDEATIAALVDRLAPEGLHVERWLPKAGLGDRVVDLRVVVVAGEPRHAVVRTARGPLTNLHLGNARGDLTALRAAAGPAAWSAAMRTCQRAAACFPGSLQVGVDLMFLTGWQRHAVAEVNAFGDLLPGVLADGRDTYAAQVHALTSGQWARWRATAPEVPACGA; the protein is encoded by the coding sequence ATGCGGCTGACCGTACTGGGCAACCCGGACAACCGCCGGGTCACCGGCTTCACCGCGGCGGTACGGGCCGCCGGGCTGCCCGCACCGACCGTGCTGCCCTGGGCCGACCTGCTCACCGGCGCCACCCCACCCGGGCCGGGCACCCTGCTGCGCGTCGACTCCCCCGGCGAGGACCCGCAGGTCGACCGGCTGCTGCGCGGGGCGGCCGCCCCGGCCCGCCACGGCGAACTGCTCGGCCTGGCCGACACGTACGCCGGGATGGTCGACGCCCTCGACCGGGTCGCCGCCGGCGGTGCGGAGCTGCTCAACGACCCGACGGAGATCGCGGTGCTCTGCGACAAACGCCGCTGCCACGCCCGGCTGACCGCCGCCGGGGTGCCGGTACCCCCGGCCCTCGGCCCCGTCGACGGGTACGCCTCGCTGCGGGCGGCCATGGACCGGGCCGGCTGGCACCGGGTCTTCGTCAAACCGGCACACGGCTCGTCGGCCGCCGGGGTGATCGCCCTGGCCGTCGGCGCCCACCGCCTCCAGGCGGTCACCCCGATCGAGGTGGCCCCGGACGGGCTGTTCAACTCCCTGCGGATCCGCCGCTACGACGACGAGGCGACCATCGCCGCCCTGGTCGACCGGCTCGCCCCCGAGGGCCTGCACGTGGAACGCTGGTTACCCAAGGCCGGGCTCGGCGACCGGGTGGTCGACCTGCGGGTGGTGGTGGTCGCCGGTGAGCCCCGCCACGCGGTGGTGCGCACCGCACGGGGCCCGCTGACCAACCTGCACCTGGGCAACGCCCGCGGTGACCTGACCGCGCTGCGGGCCGCCGCCGGCCCGGCCGCCTGGTCGGCGGCGATGCGCACCTGCCAGCGGGCCGCCGCCTGCTTCCCGGGCAGCCTGCAGGTCGGGGTCGACCTGATGTTCCTCACCGGCTGGCAGCGGCACGCCGTCGCCGAGGTCAACGCCTTCGGTGACCTGCTGCCCGGGGTGCTCGCCGACGGCCGGGACACCTACGCCGCGCAGGTCCACGCCCTGACCAGCGGCCAATGGGCCCGCTGGCGGGCGACCGCACCGGAGGTGCCGGCATGCGGAGCCTGA
- a CDS encoding STM4015 family protein: MTFGAHATHFAGRPVVQVPPDGPLPDVAGPVAWRLAVNDFDQQQEHVPSAAFAAAFDRFVTQAGPTVESLVVGAWGYAAFNTAPIEQICAAAPRLPALRSLFLGDMTFDECEVSWMLVGDVSPLLTAYPQLEVLWVRGGQDFRFTPVRHPALRELTVQSGGLSRSFVGATLDSDLPALTDLELWLGDPDYGGDTELADLAPLLAGQRFAALRRLGLRNAQHADELAEALADAPVVARLRRLDLSLGTLGDRGARALLAGQPLTHLDQLDLHHHYLTDTTAAAVTAALPGVRVDLSDPQEEDSDDDEPHRYVAVGE; the protein is encoded by the coding sequence ATGACCTTCGGCGCACACGCCACCCACTTCGCCGGCCGCCCCGTCGTCCAGGTGCCACCCGACGGCCCGCTGCCGGACGTGGCCGGCCCGGTCGCCTGGCGGCTGGCCGTCAACGACTTCGACCAGCAGCAGGAGCACGTGCCGTCGGCGGCCTTCGCGGCAGCCTTCGACCGCTTCGTCACCCAGGCCGGCCCGACGGTGGAGTCCCTGGTCGTCGGTGCCTGGGGCTACGCGGCGTTCAACACCGCCCCGATCGAGCAGATCTGCGCCGCCGCACCCCGGCTGCCGGCCCTGCGGTCGCTCTTCCTCGGCGACATGACCTTCGACGAGTGCGAGGTCTCCTGGATGCTGGTGGGCGACGTCAGCCCGCTGCTGACCGCGTACCCGCAGCTGGAGGTGCTGTGGGTACGCGGCGGCCAGGACTTCCGGTTCACCCCGGTCCGGCACCCGGCCCTGCGGGAGCTGACGGTGCAGAGCGGCGGGCTGTCCCGGTCGTTCGTCGGCGCGACCCTGGACTCCGACCTGCCCGCCCTGACCGACCTCGAACTGTGGCTCGGCGACCCCGACTACGGCGGCGACACCGAACTGGCCGACCTGGCCCCGCTGCTGGCCGGGCAGCGCTTCGCGGCGCTGCGTCGGCTCGGGCTGCGCAACGCCCAGCACGCCGACGAGCTGGCCGAGGCACTGGCCGACGCCCCGGTGGTGGCCCGGCTGCGCCGGCTGGACCTCTCCCTGGGCACCCTCGGCGACCGGGGCGCCCGCGCCCTGCTCGCCGGCCAGCCCCTGACCCACCTCGACCAGCTGGACCTGCACCACCACTACCTCACCGACACCACGGCCGCGGCGGTCACCGCCGCGCTGCCCGGGGTACGGGTGGACCTCTCCGACCCGCAGGAGGAGGACTCCGACGACGACGAGCCGCACCGCTACGTGGCGGTGGGCGAGTGA
- a CDS encoding STM4015 family protein translates to MINSHLTSFAGLPVAPFVPGGTLPDDPSAVAWRLEIEDFDAEPEVFAALFAAFRAEVPAEAVRAVVIGEWGAAYESAPPLDLLVAAAGEWTGLRHLFLADLVGEQCEISWITHDDITGLLRAYPALETFWVRGGNELRLAPLRHDGLRELGFQTGGLPATVSRAVAASDLPALRRLDLWLGQQQYQGDTTGKDLAELLAGDRVPELRHLAICNSEFADDIARAVATAPVVARLEVLDLSKGVLTDTGGEALLAGQPLTHLRRLDLSHHFLSEQCADRLVAALPGVEVDIADPQEVHVYGDREYRFTAVGE, encoded by the coding sequence GTGATCAACTCCCATCTGACGTCGTTCGCCGGGCTGCCCGTGGCACCCTTCGTGCCGGGCGGCACACTGCCGGACGACCCGTCGGCAGTCGCCTGGCGACTGGAGATCGAGGACTTCGACGCCGAGCCGGAGGTCTTCGCCGCCCTGTTCGCCGCGTTCCGCGCCGAGGTGCCCGCCGAGGCGGTACGCGCGGTGGTCATCGGCGAGTGGGGCGCGGCGTACGAGTCCGCTCCCCCACTGGACCTGCTGGTCGCCGCAGCCGGCGAGTGGACCGGGCTGCGCCACCTCTTCCTCGCCGACCTGGTCGGTGAGCAGTGCGAGATCTCCTGGATCACCCACGACGACATCACCGGGCTGCTGCGGGCCTACCCGGCGTTGGAGACGTTCTGGGTACGCGGCGGCAACGAGCTGCGGCTGGCGCCGCTGCGCCACGACGGGCTGCGGGAGTTGGGTTTCCAGACCGGCGGGCTGCCCGCCACGGTCTCCCGGGCGGTCGCCGCCAGCGACCTGCCGGCCCTGCGCCGCCTCGACCTCTGGCTCGGCCAGCAGCAGTACCAGGGCGACACCACCGGCAAGGACCTCGCCGAACTGCTGGCCGGCGACCGGGTGCCCGAGCTGCGCCACCTGGCGATCTGCAACTCCGAGTTCGCCGACGACATCGCCCGGGCGGTCGCCACCGCCCCGGTGGTGGCCCGGCTGGAGGTGCTCGACCTGTCCAAGGGGGTGCTCACCGACACCGGCGGCGAGGCACTGCTGGCCGGCCAGCCCCTGACCCACCTGCGCCGGCTCGACCTGAGCCACCACTTCCTCTCCGAGCAGTGCGCCGACCGGCTGGTCGCCGCCCTGCCCGGCGTCGAGGTCGACATCGCCGACCCGCAGGAGGTCCACGTCTACGGCGACCGCGAGTACCGCTTCACCGCGGTCGGCGAGTGA
- a CDS encoding serine hydrolase encodes MAEQVSRRLALGVGAAAAAWAVTPDAARAAGPTDPGPPDAGPGGPGVDRVVDPATRIRQAYQQQKAAAGGVWHSHVALRDPAGTLQPVVADDADRVTQGYSVQKLAVAVAVMDKIDRGELRLDQRLDLTADIILGGSGIYFLQTVYGDELTLANVLTALLLVSDNTAVRMCGRVVPALEINEILAAKGFAHTRVEPVANPNRFYLGVTTPRETHDLLRRLAARTLLSTRSANFLLGILRWINGYHDGIRRDMSSAQRSRVATKYGADYDTRGAARHEAGIMFDATGAPALTYAFFADSLGDLDNYGGTHPAVRAHAALGRLLLDTVDTAGVAASVAGAQPRQRLVPFRPVNGG; translated from the coding sequence ATGGCGGAGCAGGTCAGTCGGCGGCTGGCGTTGGGTGTGGGGGCGGCGGCAGCCGCGTGGGCGGTGACGCCGGATGCAGCGCGGGCCGCCGGACCGACCGACCCGGGCCCGCCCGATGCCGGACCCGGCGGACCGGGTGTGGACCGGGTCGTCGACCCGGCGACCCGGATCCGGCAGGCCTACCAGCAGCAGAAGGCGGCGGCGGGCGGGGTGTGGCACTCGCACGTGGCGTTGCGTGATCCGGCGGGCACCCTGCAGCCGGTGGTCGCCGACGACGCCGACCGGGTCACCCAGGGTTACAGCGTGCAGAAGCTGGCCGTCGCGGTGGCCGTCATGGACAAGATCGACCGGGGTGAGCTCCGCCTCGACCAGCGGCTGGACCTGACCGCCGACATCATCCTCGGCGGCAGTGGGATCTACTTCCTGCAGACCGTCTACGGTGACGAGCTCACCCTGGCCAACGTGCTCACCGCGTTGCTGTTGGTCTCGGACAACACGGCGGTACGGATGTGCGGCCGGGTGGTGCCGGCGCTGGAGATCAACGAGATCCTCGCCGCGAAGGGGTTCGCCCACACCCGGGTGGAGCCGGTGGCCAACCCGAACCGGTTCTACCTCGGGGTCACCACGCCCCGGGAGACCCACGACCTGCTCCGGCGGCTGGCCGCCCGGACGTTGCTGTCGACCCGGTCGGCGAACTTCCTGCTGGGCATCCTGCGCTGGATCAACGGCTACCACGACGGCATCCGCCGGGACATGTCCTCGGCGCAGCGCAGTCGGGTGGCCACCAAGTACGGCGCCGACTACGACACCCGGGGCGCGGCCCGGCACGAGGCCGGCATCATGTTCGACGCCACCGGCGCGCCGGCGCTCACCTACGCGTTCTTCGCCGACTCCCTCGGCGACCTGGACAACTACGGTGGGACCCACCCGGCGGTACGGGCGCACGCCGCGTTGGGCCGGCTCCTGCTCGACACCGTCGACACCGCCGGGGTCGCGGCGTCGGTGGCCGGCGCGCAGCCACGCCAGCGGCTCGTGCCGTTCCGCCCCGTCAACGGCGGCTGA
- a CDS encoding S1 family peptidase, with the protein MRRTPIGTLVTAVLLLLVPAGAPARAASPPDPATVSAALAGVRTAGTTWGLDPATGRVTLGVDDTVGAADLAVLRATAERAGALLRREPGRLRPLIAAGQAIHGSGGARCSLGLNARRGTTWYAVTAGHCTATATTWYADSARTSPLGPRVATSFPGDDYGLIQHTGGLPHPGAIHTYPGQLPVAGTGTALVGQAVCRSGATTGVRCGTVTALNQTVNYAQGSVSGLIRTNICAESGDSGGPLYVAATGVVLGILSGGSGNCTSGGSTYYQPINEILAAYGLTVR; encoded by the coding sequence ATGCGTCGTACCCCGATCGGTACCCTCGTCACGGCCGTGCTGCTCCTGCTCGTACCGGCCGGCGCACCCGCCCGGGCGGCGTCGCCGCCCGATCCCGCCACGGTGTCGGCGGCGCTGGCCGGGGTGCGGACCGCCGGCACCACCTGGGGCCTGGACCCGGCCACCGGCCGGGTCACCCTCGGCGTCGACGACACCGTGGGCGCGGCCGACCTGGCGGTGCTGCGGGCCACCGCCGAGCGGGCCGGCGCGCTGCTGCGCCGGGAGCCGGGCCGGTTGCGCCCGCTGATCGCCGCCGGCCAGGCGATCCACGGCAGCGGCGGGGCGCGCTGCTCGCTCGGGCTCAACGCCCGTCGGGGCACCACCTGGTACGCCGTCACCGCCGGACACTGCACCGCCACCGCGACCACCTGGTACGCCGACAGCGCCCGGACCTCGCCGCTCGGCCCGCGGGTGGCCACCAGCTTCCCCGGCGACGACTACGGGCTGATCCAGCACACCGGTGGCCTGCCGCACCCCGGCGCGATCCACACCTACCCGGGTCAGCTGCCGGTCGCCGGCACCGGCACCGCCCTCGTCGGGCAGGCCGTCTGCCGCAGCGGCGCCACCACCGGTGTGCGGTGCGGTACCGTCACCGCGCTCAACCAGACGGTCAACTACGCCCAGGGCTCCGTCTCCGGCCTGATCCGCACCAACATCTGCGCCGAGTCCGGGGACAGCGGCGGTCCGCTCTACGTCGCCGCGACCGGGGTCGTGCTCGGCATTCTCTCCGGCGGCAGCGGCAACTGCACCTCCGGCGGCAGCACCTACTACCAGCCGATCAACGAGATCCTCGCCGCGTACGGGCTGACCGTGCGGTGA
- a CDS encoding nuclear transport factor 2 family protein: MSSHGGMRPPRSAAVTAAGVDHVRLSYHYLDTGDIDAYGSLLDEDVQVRRPDLAHGRGRAEVLRTHAQVAGPPARHQIHKVIADGDGVAVTGRYTGPVTPRPGQPTGTHDFVDVFTVGDDGMLLGYRRYYFVAPGPDDRWGRSSFPAAEPSPTC; encoded by the coding sequence ATGAGCAGCCACGGGGGCATGCGCCCGCCCCGAAGCGCGGCGGTGACCGCTGCCGGAGTCGACCACGTGCGCTTGTCGTACCACTACCTGGACACCGGCGACATCGACGCGTACGGCTCACTTCTCGACGAGGACGTCCAGGTCCGCCGCCCGGACCTGGCCCACGGACGCGGCCGGGCCGAGGTGCTGCGTACCCACGCGCAGGTGGCCGGCCCACCCGCCCGGCACCAGATCCACAAGGTCATCGCCGACGGCGACGGGGTGGCGGTGACCGGCCGGTACACCGGGCCGGTGACCCCACGGCCGGGACAACCCACCGGAACGCACGACTTCGTCGACGTCTTCACCGTCGGCGACGACGGAATGCTGCTCGGCTACCGGCGGTACTACTTCGTCGCGCCCGGCCCCGACGACCGGTGGGGCCGCTCCAGCTTCCCGGCGGCGGAGCCCTCACCTACCTGCTGA
- a CDS encoding AfsR/SARP family transcriptional regulator codes for MPDSFTARPAATTGIMFRVLGPLQVEGPAGTVRIPPGRQEIILACLLMEAGRVVATDRLLDLIWHEEPPDTARTQIQICVSRIRKSFTAAGLSASVVSRAPGYLLRTDEDTVDLHVFNRQVTAARVLVKEGRLAEAAESLRAAVALWRGPCLSGIPSEALRTRGLRLDEDRLTAIETYLELELGLGRSHEIVGEASRLVHEYPLRERLRGQLMLALYRSGRQAEALDVYRAGRELLAEELGLAPGEELRQLEGAILAGDPAALHATGAPAPEPVRPPVASVHPTPYGEERPHQLPADTADFVTSEPLVRSLERALLGDDGQRALGVVVIAGKPGIGKSALGTHLAHRLGGERFPDGQLYCDLRGAGTEPVSTKDALGRFLRALGIPGPVIPDDTDERAEMYRTLLATRRMLVVLDDAASERQISPLLPGSSSCAVLVTSRSRLTALPGAHRVELDVLDQTQALDLLGRVIGTERVEREPEAAAALVRTVGGLPLALRIVAARLAARPHWTLASMVHRLANERHRLDELAHGEMTMRASLSLTHDGLNRADRRLLRLFSLAQGPTVPGWIAGALLDDHRPIPSDLVEPLVDVQMLDAVAVESTGEFRYRFHEVIRLFAREQLALNDSPAVQLAATERMIGGWLAITEQAHARVYGGDFTVLRGTAARWSPPTDYVDGLLTDPIEWLDSEQANLCLAVDQAAQAGLDELCWDLATTLVTLFEARGYFDHWERTHQRALQVTRAADNRRGTAAVLSSLGTLHISRQQPDQARRSLSAAQETFDELGDLHGLALCRRDLALLERQGGDDDRALVLYEHAARDFERVGDIVGRATVLTQSAHIWMRRGHSAVAQAQLEESLEIFRSVGYSRGEAHALRRAGQVLLQRGEHAQAEQTLAGVLTMVRRSGDIIGEGHLLRNLGEVHAATGRYEQARGAFERALAVREQIMDHGGAAAVRLDLARLMARAGARGRAGELLENAVATFRERGMRHELREAERLLGEIAASRPAAS; via the coding sequence ATGCCCGACTCGTTCACCGCCAGACCAGCGGCCACCACCGGGATCATGTTCCGGGTGCTCGGCCCCCTGCAGGTGGAAGGGCCGGCCGGCACGGTACGGATTCCCCCCGGTCGGCAGGAGATCATCCTCGCCTGCCTGTTGATGGAGGCGGGCCGGGTGGTCGCCACCGACCGGCTGCTCGACCTGATCTGGCACGAGGAGCCCCCCGACACCGCCCGTACCCAGATCCAGATCTGCGTGTCCCGCATCCGCAAGAGCTTCACCGCCGCCGGGCTGTCCGCCTCGGTGGTCTCCCGCGCCCCCGGCTACCTGCTGCGCACCGACGAGGACACGGTGGACCTGCACGTGTTCAACCGGCAGGTGACCGCGGCGCGGGTGCTGGTCAAGGAAGGCCGGCTCGCCGAGGCGGCGGAGAGCCTACGGGCGGCCGTGGCGCTCTGGCGCGGTCCCTGCCTCAGCGGCATCCCGAGCGAGGCCCTGCGCACCCGCGGCCTGCGGCTCGACGAGGACCGGCTCACCGCCATCGAGACCTACCTGGAGCTGGAGCTCGGGCTGGGCCGCAGTCACGAGATCGTGGGCGAGGCCAGCCGGCTGGTGCACGAGTACCCGCTGCGCGAGCGGCTGCGTGGCCAGCTGATGCTCGCGCTGTACCGCTCCGGGCGCCAGGCCGAGGCGCTGGACGTCTACCGGGCCGGCCGGGAACTGCTCGCCGAGGAGCTGGGACTGGCCCCCGGTGAGGAGCTGCGCCAGTTGGAGGGCGCGATCCTCGCCGGTGACCCGGCGGCCCTGCACGCCACCGGGGCCCCGGCGCCGGAACCGGTCCGACCGCCGGTCGCCTCCGTCCACCCGACGCCGTACGGCGAGGAGCGTCCCCACCAGCTGCCGGCGGACACCGCCGACTTCGTCACCAGCGAACCACTTGTGCGGTCCCTGGAACGGGCGCTGCTCGGCGACGACGGCCAACGGGCGCTCGGTGTGGTGGTCATCGCCGGCAAACCCGGGATCGGCAAGAGCGCGCTCGGCACCCACCTGGCCCACCGCCTCGGCGGCGAACGCTTCCCCGACGGCCAGCTCTACTGTGACCTGCGGGGCGCCGGCACCGAGCCGGTGAGCACCAAGGACGCCCTCGGCCGGTTCCTGCGGGCGCTGGGCATCCCCGGCCCGGTCATCCCCGACGACACCGACGAACGCGCCGAGATGTACCGGACACTGCTGGCCACCCGTCGGATGCTGGTGGTGCTCGACGACGCGGCCAGCGAGCGCCAGATCAGCCCGCTGCTGCCCGGCAGCAGCAGCTGCGCGGTCCTGGTCACCAGCCGCTCCCGGTTGACCGCGCTGCCCGGCGCGCACCGGGTCGAGCTGGACGTGCTCGACCAGACCCAGGCCCTCGACCTGCTCGGCCGGGTGATCGGCACCGAGCGGGTCGAGCGGGAGCCGGAGGCCGCCGCCGCCCTGGTCCGTACCGTCGGTGGCCTGCCGCTGGCGCTGCGGATCGTCGCGGCCCGGCTGGCGGCCCGACCACACTGGACGCTGGCCTCGATGGTGCACCGGCTGGCCAACGAGCGGCACCGCCTCGACGAGCTGGCCCACGGTGAGATGACCATGCGGGCCAGTCTCTCGCTCACCCACGACGGGCTGAACCGGGCCGACCGCCGGCTGCTGCGCCTGTTCAGCCTGGCGCAGGGCCCGACCGTGCCCGGCTGGATCGCCGGGGCGCTGCTGGACGACCACCGGCCGATCCCGTCGGACCTCGTCGAGCCGCTTGTCGACGTGCAGATGCTGGACGCCGTCGCGGTGGAGAGCACCGGCGAGTTCCGCTACCGCTTCCACGAGGTCATCCGGCTCTTCGCCCGCGAGCAGCTGGCCCTCAACGACAGCCCGGCCGTGCAGCTCGCGGCGACCGAACGGATGATCGGCGGGTGGCTGGCGATCACCGAACAGGCCCACGCCCGGGTCTACGGCGGTGACTTCACCGTGCTGCGCGGCACCGCCGCCCGCTGGTCACCCCCGACCGACTACGTCGACGGACTGCTCACCGACCCGATCGAGTGGCTCGACAGCGAACAGGCCAACCTCTGCCTGGCCGTGGACCAGGCCGCCCAGGCCGGCCTCGACGAGCTCTGCTGGGACCTGGCCACCACCCTGGTCACCCTCTTCGAGGCGCGCGGCTACTTCGACCACTGGGAACGGACCCACCAGCGGGCGCTGCAGGTGACCCGGGCGGCGGACAACCGACGCGGCACCGCCGCCGTACTCAGCTCACTGGGCACCCTGCACATCAGTCGGCAACAACCCGACCAGGCCCGCCGGTCGCTCAGCGCCGCCCAGGAGACCTTCGACGAACTCGGTGACCTGCACGGGTTGGCGCTCTGCCGACGGGACCTGGCCCTGCTGGAACGGCAGGGCGGCGACGACGACCGGGCCCTGGTGCTCTACGAACACGCGGCGCGGGACTTCGAACGGGTCGGGGACATCGTCGGCCGGGCCACGGTACTGACCCAGAGCGCGCACATCTGGATGCGCCGGGGACACAGCGCGGTGGCCCAGGCCCAGCTGGAGGAGTCGCTGGAGATCTTCCGGTCGGTCGGGTACAGCCGGGGCGAGGCCCACGCCCTGCGCCGGGCCGGCCAGGTGCTGTTACAGCGGGGGGAGCACGCCCAGGCCGAGCAGACCCTGGCCGGGGTGCTGACCATGGTGCGCCGCAGCGGGGACATCATCGGCGAGGGACACCTGCTGCGCAACCTCGGCGAGGTGCACGCCGCCACCGGCCGGTACGAGCAGGCCAGGGGCGCCTTCGAACGGGCGCTGGCGGTACGGGAGCAGATCATGGACCACGGCGGGGCGGCGGCGGTCCGGCTGGACCTCGCCCGGCTGATGGCCCGCGCCGGCGCCCGTGGTCGGGCGGGGGAGTTGCTGGAGAACGCGGTGGCCACGTTCCGCGAGCGGGGGATGCGGCATGAGCTGCGGGAGGCGGAGCGGCTGCTGGGGGAGATCGCCGCGAGCCGGCCCGCCGCCTCCTGA